One window of Agromyces rhizosphaerae genomic DNA carries:
- a CDS encoding APC family permease: protein MTAGAAGTPGSPELSRALGLRDATVIGVASMVGAGVFAAFAPAARAAGDGLLIGLAIAAVIAFANATSSAQLAAQYPRSGGTYVYGREQLGPWWGFLAGWGFVIGKTASCAAMALTFAAYVAPEGWERLVAALAVAALAGVNLFGVTRTAGLAAIIVTVVLLVLAVVVASGVAGALPGGGLLDPSGLVAEGWYGIMQSGGLLFFAFAGYARMATMGEEVREPSRTIPRAIVLALGVAVVVYAAVGVVALAALGAEALGASAAPLVDVVRANDWAWAAPLVRIGGAAASLGALLALIAGVGRTSLAMARERDLPAPLARVGARFRVPWVSEASVALVVIVLVLTVDLRGAIGFSSFGVLLYYLVANVAAYTQGRDDRRYPRWLQVLGAIGCLVLVATLPWTSVVAGVAVFAVGVVGRLVVLALRRRSRG from the coding sequence GTGACCGCAGGCGCCGCCGGGACCCCCGGCTCCCCCGAACTCTCCCGCGCGCTCGGGCTGCGCGACGCGACGGTGATCGGGGTGGCGTCGATGGTGGGCGCCGGAGTGTTCGCCGCCTTCGCGCCGGCCGCGCGGGCCGCGGGCGACGGGCTGCTGATCGGCCTGGCGATCGCCGCCGTGATCGCGTTCGCCAATGCGACCTCGTCGGCGCAGCTCGCTGCGCAGTACCCGCGGTCGGGCGGCACGTACGTGTACGGGCGCGAGCAACTGGGACCGTGGTGGGGGTTCCTCGCCGGGTGGGGCTTCGTGATCGGCAAGACCGCGAGCTGCGCGGCGATGGCGCTGACGTTCGCCGCGTACGTTGCGCCCGAGGGCTGGGAACGGCTCGTCGCGGCGCTCGCGGTCGCTGCGCTCGCCGGCGTGAACCTGTTCGGCGTGACCCGCACGGCGGGGCTCGCGGCGATCATCGTGACGGTCGTGCTGCTGGTGCTCGCCGTCGTCGTGGCGTCCGGCGTCGCGGGAGCGCTGCCGGGCGGCGGCCTGCTCGACCCGTCGGGGCTCGTCGCCGAGGGCTGGTACGGCATCATGCAGTCGGGCGGCCTGCTGTTCTTCGCGTTCGCGGGCTACGCGCGCATGGCGACCATGGGCGAGGAGGTGCGCGAGCCGTCGCGCACCATCCCGCGCGCGATCGTGCTCGCGCTTGGCGTCGCGGTCGTCGTCTACGCGGCGGTGGGCGTGGTCGCGCTCGCCGCGCTCGGCGCGGAGGCGCTCGGGGCGTCGGCCGCGCCGCTCGTCGACGTGGTGCGGGCGAACGACTGGGCCTGGGCGGCACCGCTCGTGCGCATCGGCGGGGCGGCCGCGTCGCTCGGCGCGCTGCTCGCGCTCATCGCGGGCGTCGGGCGCACGAGCCTTGCGATGGCGCGCGAGCGCGACCTGCCGGCGCCGCTGGCGCGCGTGGGCGCCAGGTTCCGGGTGCCGTGGGTCTCAGAGGCATCCGTCGCCCTGGTGGTGATCGTGCTGGTGCTGACCGTCGACCTGCGCGGGGCGATCGGGTTCTCGTCGTTCGGCGTGCTGCTGTACTACCTCGTGGCGAACGTCGCCGCGTACACGCAGGGCCGCGACGATCGGCGGTACCCGCGCTGGCTGCAGGTGCTCGGGGCGATCGGATGCCTCGTGCTGGTCGCCACGCTGCCCTGGACGTCGGTCGTGGCCGGCGTCGCGGTGTTCGCGGTGGGGGTCGTGGGGCGGCTCGTCGTGCTCGCGCTCAGAAGACGCAGTCGGGGTTGA
- a CDS encoding YbaK/EbsC family protein yields the protein MTTPQPTPAHPAVDRVQAALAEQGLTPEIRWFDGAVTTAQLAADALGIEVGQIANSLVFLLDDEPLLVLTSGAHRVDTEWLGAELGGTIGRASKERVKDATGQVIGGVAPVGHPSPVRTVVDTHLARYDVVWAAAGHARTVFPTSFDELVRVTGGTPSAVSAPE from the coding sequence GTGACCACGCCGCAGCCCACGCCCGCCCACCCCGCCGTCGATCGCGTGCAGGCGGCGCTCGCCGAGCAGGGCCTCACCCCCGAGATCCGCTGGTTCGACGGCGCGGTCACGACCGCCCAGCTCGCCGCCGATGCGCTCGGCATCGAGGTCGGCCAGATCGCGAACTCGCTCGTCTTCCTGCTCGACGACGAGCCGCTGCTCGTGCTCACGTCGGGCGCGCACCGCGTCGACACCGAGTGGCTCGGCGCCGAGCTCGGCGGCACGATCGGCCGCGCCTCGAAGGAGCGGGTGAAGGATGCCACGGGGCAGGTGATCGGCGGGGTCGCCCCGGTGGGGCATCCGTCGCCCGTGCGCACCGTGGTCGACACGCACCTCGCGCGCTACGACGTGGTGTGGGCGGCCGCCGGGCACGCGCGCACGGTGTTCCCGACGAGCTTCGACGAGCTCGTTCGGGTCACCGGCGGCACGCCCAGTGCCGTCAGCGCTCCCGAGTAG
- the galK gene encoding galactokinase: MSGQDVVSEASDGFAARYGHPADGVWSAPGRVNLIGEHTDYNDGFVFPFAIDRRTAVALGARGDSVLRVASTFSDESIEIAIDALAPDAVSGWSAYPLGVAWALGEFGADLSGVTGVDLFVASDVPIGAGLSSSAAIESAVALALDEHWGLGLDRPTLAKVGQLAENRAVGAPTGIMDQSASLLGRQDAGVFLDCRSLDAEVIPLGFDADGLALMVIDTKVEHSHATGGYAARRASCEAGAAAMGVGSLRDLGVDDLERAASVLDDETFRRVRHVVTENARVLDTVRTLREVGPTGIGPLLDASHVSMRDDFEISVPELDLAVETAQAHGAIGARMTGGGFGGAAIALVTDALVPVIERVVRTAFDERGYGEPVIFTVRASQGATRER; this comes from the coding sequence GTGAGCGGGCAGGACGTCGTGTCCGAGGCATCCGACGGGTTCGCGGCGAGGTACGGTCACCCGGCCGACGGCGTGTGGTCGGCCCCCGGACGTGTGAACCTCATCGGCGAGCACACCGACTACAACGACGGGTTCGTGTTCCCGTTCGCGATCGACCGGCGCACGGCGGTCGCGCTGGGTGCGAGGGGCGATTCTGTGCTGCGCGTCGCGAGCACGTTCAGCGATGAGTCGATCGAGATCGCGATCGACGCGCTCGCGCCCGACGCGGTGTCGGGCTGGTCGGCGTACCCGCTCGGCGTCGCCTGGGCGCTCGGCGAGTTCGGCGCCGACCTCTCGGGCGTGACGGGCGTCGACCTCTTCGTGGCATCCGACGTGCCGATCGGCGCCGGGCTGTCGTCGTCGGCCGCGATCGAGAGCGCCGTCGCGCTCGCCCTCGACGAGCACTGGGGGCTCGGCCTCGACCGCCCGACGCTCGCGAAGGTCGGCCAGCTCGCGGAGAACCGCGCCGTCGGCGCCCCGACCGGGATCATGGACCAGTCGGCCTCGCTGCTGGGCCGGCAGGACGCGGGCGTGTTCCTCGACTGCCGGAGCCTCGACGCCGAGGTGATCCCGCTCGGGTTCGACGCGGACGGGCTCGCGCTCATGGTGATCGACACGAAGGTCGAGCACTCGCACGCGACCGGCGGCTACGCGGCCCGGCGCGCGTCGTGCGAGGCGGGCGCTGCGGCTATGGGCGTCGGGTCGCTGCGCGACCTCGGCGTGGACGACCTCGAGCGCGCGGCATCCGTGCTCGACGACGAGACCTTCCGGCGGGTGCGGCACGTCGTGACCGAGAACGCGCGTGTGCTCGACACCGTGCGCACGCTGCGCGAGGTCGGACCGACCGGCATCGGGCCGCTGCTCGACGCCTCGCACGTGTCGATGCGCGACGACTTCGAGATCTCGGTGCCCGAGCTCGACCTCGCCGTGGAGACCGCGCAGGCGCACGGCGCGATCGGCGCGCGCATGACCGGCGGCGGCTTCGGCGGCGCGGCGATCGCACTCGTCACCGACGCGCTCGTGCCCGTGATCGAGCGGGTCGTGCGCACGGCGTTCGACGAGCGCGGCTACGGCGAGCCGGTGATCTTCACGGTGCGGGCGTCGCAGGGCGCTACTCGGGAGCGCTGA
- the galT gene encoding galactose-1-phosphate uridylyltransferase, which produces MSHTDIPAPITDDRIAVRRTSLADGRDLIYFDDADSTLPPERAVDERELAPRPPTAVMRQDALTGEWISFAAARQNRAFLPPAHLDPLAPQAPGNPSEIPSTYDVAVFENKSPSFGPELGLPDGEDDTAALAAYRSVGIERTRTSVGRCEVVCFSPDHEGSFGTQTPSRARTVIEAWAQRTAALSSLPGVQQVFPFENRGEAIGVTLQHPHGQIYSYPYVTPRTQRLLDSLDAYGPTLFADILERERTGERLLIAGEHWTAFVPFAARWPIEAHILPNRHVPDLAATTLEEREELSTLYLRLLRGVDALYDTPTPYIAAWHQAPVHERRDEVRLMLQLTSPRRAADKLKFLAGSEAAMGAWIGDVPPETQATALREAIEGVTL; this is translated from the coding sequence ATGAGCCACACCGACATCCCCGCCCCGATCACCGACGACCGCATCGCGGTGCGGCGCACCTCGCTCGCCGACGGGCGCGACCTGATCTACTTCGACGACGCGGACTCGACGCTGCCGCCCGAGCGCGCGGTCGACGAGCGCGAGCTCGCCCCGAGGCCGCCCACCGCGGTGATGCGCCAGGACGCGCTCACCGGCGAGTGGATCTCGTTCGCTGCGGCCCGCCAGAACCGCGCGTTCCTGCCGCCCGCCCACCTCGATCCCCTGGCGCCGCAGGCGCCGGGCAATCCCTCGGAGATCCCGAGCACGTACGACGTGGCCGTGTTCGAGAACAAGTCGCCCTCGTTCGGGCCCGAGCTGGGCCTGCCCGACGGCGAGGACGACACGGCCGCCCTCGCGGCGTACCGGTCGGTCGGCATCGAGCGCACCCGCACGTCGGTCGGCCGCTGCGAGGTCGTGTGCTTCAGCCCCGACCACGAGGGCTCGTTCGGCACCCAGACGCCGTCGCGCGCACGCACCGTGATCGAGGCCTGGGCGCAGCGTACGGCCGCGCTCTCGTCGCTGCCGGGGGTGCAGCAGGTGTTCCCGTTCGAGAACCGCGGCGAGGCGATCGGCGTCACCCTGCAGCATCCGCACGGCCAGATCTACTCCTACCCGTACGTGACGCCTCGTACGCAGCGACTGCTCGACTCGCTCGACGCGTACGGCCCCACGCTGTTCGCCGACATCCTCGAGCGCGAACGCACCGGCGAGCGCCTGCTCATCGCGGGCGAGCACTGGACGGCGTTCGTGCCGTTCGCCGCACGCTGGCCGATCGAGGCGCACATCCTGCCGAACCGGCACGTGCCCGACCTCGCCGCCACGACGCTCGAGGAGCGCGAGGAGCTCTCGACGCTGTACCTGCGGCTGCTGCGCGGCGTCGACGCGCTCTACGACACCCCGACGCCGTACATCGCGGCCTGGCACCAGGCCCCGGTGCACGAGCGCCGCGACGAGGTGCGGCTCATGCTGCAGCTCACGAGCCCGCGGCGTGCGGCCGACAAGCTGAAGTTCCTCGCCGGCTCCGAGGCGGCGATGGGCGCGTGGATCGGCGACGTGCCGCCGGAGACGCAGGCCACGGCGCTGCGCGAGGCGATCGAGGGGGTCACGCTGTGA
- a CDS encoding DeoR/GlpR family DNA-binding transcription regulator yields MDADRSDDARVVLPASVRRERALALVTERGFVRVSELGRAFGVTDVTARADLDALERSGGIRRVHGGAVPADAGAVSARPEREPSFEEALASSVVPKEQIGLAVAAEVQSGQSVILDVGTTTLAVARALRAREDLADVTVLTNGLSIALELEPEIPRFTVVVTGGTLRPRQHSLVHPLAGVVLDEVHADLAVIGCNGVDAARGVTNANLPEAAVKRQMLHAASRAIVVADAAKLGEVHLGRIAPVDAFDRLVTDAAAPAALIDELQDAGLAVTVADHRL; encoded by the coding sequence ATGGACGCCGACCGCTCCGACGACGCACGCGTGGTGCTGCCCGCCTCCGTGCGGCGCGAGCGCGCGCTCGCGCTCGTGACCGAACGGGGCTTCGTCCGCGTGAGCGAACTGGGCCGGGCCTTCGGCGTGACCGACGTCACCGCGCGCGCCGACCTCGACGCGCTCGAGCGGTCGGGAGGCATCCGCCGGGTGCACGGCGGCGCGGTGCCGGCCGACGCGGGTGCCGTCTCGGCGCGGCCCGAGCGCGAACCGAGCTTCGAGGAGGCGTTGGCGTCGTCGGTCGTGCCCAAGGAGCAGATCGGACTGGCCGTCGCCGCGGAGGTGCAGAGCGGGCAGAGCGTGATCCTCGACGTCGGCACGACCACGCTCGCGGTCGCCCGTGCGCTGCGCGCGCGGGAGGACCTGGCCGACGTCACCGTGCTGACCAACGGCCTCAGCATCGCGCTCGAGCTCGAGCCCGAGATCCCGCGGTTCACGGTCGTCGTCACGGGCGGCACGCTGCGCCCGCGCCAGCACTCGCTCGTGCATCCGCTGGCCGGCGTCGTGCTCGACGAGGTGCACGCGGACCTCGCCGTGATCGGATGCAACGGGGTCGACGCCGCTCGCGGCGTCACCAACGCCAACCTGCCCGAGGCCGCCGTCAAGCGGCAGATGCTGCACGCCGCGTCGCGCGCCATCGTCGTCGCCGACGCCGCGAAGCTCGGCGAAGTGCACCTCGGGCGCATCGCCCCGGTCGACGCGTTCGACCGGCTCGTGACCGACGCCGCCGCGCCCGCGGCGCTCATCGACGAATTGCAGGATGCGGGTCTGGCGGTCACGGTGGCAGACCATAGGCTGTAG
- a CDS encoding aldose 1-epimerase family protein — protein sequence MTLPTGEQFELSTTTSSGELRATITSLAAGIRALSIDGIDLVPSFPEDSSPPSGSGIVLVPWPNRIRDGRWTHDEQVHQLAITEPARNNAIHGLLRYTAYHELDRDRDSVTLGADIYPQLGYPFLLRTAVRYELVSDGLDVTHFIENLGSEPAPVAVGTHPFLKIGDVRTETLTLRLAAASHIEVDERLLPTGEVPVEGTPFDLRGGELVGDLSLDDAFGEVELVDGESEHTLTAPDGRSVAMWADDAFGYVQVYTTRTYPGEDGDQAIAIEPMTAPAEAFNSGKGVRWLHPGEQWEVRWGIRFAGFSAE from the coding sequence ATGACGCTTCCCACGGGCGAGCAGTTCGAGCTCAGCACCACCACCTCGAGCGGCGAACTCCGCGCCACCATCACGTCGCTCGCCGCCGGCATCCGCGCGCTCAGCATCGACGGCATCGACCTCGTGCCGAGCTTCCCCGAGGACTCGAGCCCGCCGAGCGGGTCGGGCATCGTGCTCGTGCCCTGGCCGAACCGCATCCGCGACGGCCGTTGGACCCACGACGAGCAGGTCCACCAGCTCGCGATCACCGAGCCGGCCCGCAACAACGCGATCCACGGCCTGCTGCGCTACACGGCGTACCACGAGCTCGATCGCGACCGCGACTCGGTCACGCTCGGCGCCGACATCTACCCGCAGCTCGGCTACCCGTTCCTGCTGCGCACCGCCGTGCGCTACGAGCTGGTCTCCGACGGGCTCGACGTGACGCACTTCATCGAGAACCTCGGCTCGGAGCCCGCCCCGGTGGCGGTCGGCACGCACCCGTTCCTGAAGATCGGCGACGTGCGCACCGAGACGCTCACGCTCCGGCTGGCCGCGGCCAGCCACATCGAGGTCGACGAGCGGCTGCTGCCCACCGGCGAGGTGCCGGTCGAGGGCACGCCGTTCGACCTGCGCGGCGGTGAGCTGGTGGGCGACCTCTCGCTCGACGACGCGTTCGGCGAGGTCGAGCTCGTCGACGGCGAGTCGGAGCACACGCTCACGGCCCCCGACGGCCGCAGCGTCGCGATGTGGGCCGACGACGCGTTCGGCTACGTGCAGGTCTACACGACCCGCACCTACCCCGGTGAGGACGGCGACCAGGCGATCGCGATCGAGCCGATGACGGCGCCCGCCGAGGCCTTCAACTCGGGCAAGGGAGTGCGCTGGCTGCACCCCGGTGAGCAGTGGGAAGTCCGCTGGGGCATCCGCTTCGCCGGATTCTCGGCCGAGTAG
- a CDS encoding LLM class F420-dependent oxidoreductase encodes MQIGMMLSYAGGFREAAAEVEALEQAGVDLVVVPEAYSFDAVSQLGFLAARTERMRLVSGILQLYTRTPTLTAMTAAGLDFVSDGRFTLGIGASGPQAIEGFHGVPYDAPLGRTREVVEICRSVWRRERLEHAGKYYTIPLPADQGTGLGKPLKLINEPVRPDIPILIASLGPKSVEQTAEIADAWLPTLFHPERARDVWGDALDAGTARRDPSLAPLEIFATTALYIGDDVAAVLPTVKQQIALYVGGMGARGKNFYNTLVTGYGYGDVAATIQELFLAGRKEEAVAAVPDELALAMNLVGTPAQVAERVAAFGAAGVGVLAAAPLGRNADERLALMRGLRAIVG; translated from the coding sequence ATGCAGATCGGCATGATGCTGAGCTATGCCGGCGGCTTCCGCGAGGCGGCGGCCGAGGTCGAGGCGCTCGAGCAGGCCGGGGTCGACCTCGTCGTCGTGCCCGAGGCGTACTCGTTCGACGCGGTCAGCCAGCTCGGGTTCCTCGCGGCGCGCACCGAGCGGATGCGGCTGGTCAGCGGCATCCTGCAGCTCTACACGCGCACGCCCACGCTCACGGCGATGACCGCTGCGGGACTCGACTTCGTCTCCGACGGGCGGTTCACGCTCGGCATCGGCGCGTCCGGCCCGCAGGCGATCGAGGGCTTCCACGGCGTGCCGTACGACGCACCGCTCGGCCGCACGCGCGAGGTCGTCGAGATCTGCCGGTCGGTCTGGCGGCGCGAGCGCCTGGAGCACGCGGGCAAGTACTACACGATCCCGCTGCCGGCCGACCAGGGCACCGGGCTGGGCAAGCCGCTGAAGCTGATCAACGAGCCCGTGCGACCCGACATCCCGATCCTCATCGCGTCGCTCGGCCCGAAGTCGGTCGAGCAGACCGCCGAGATCGCGGACGCCTGGCTGCCGACGCTGTTCCACCCCGAGCGGGCGCGCGACGTGTGGGGCGACGCGCTCGACGCGGGCACCGCGCGGCGCGACCCGTCGCTGGCACCGCTCGAGATCTTCGCGACCACCGCGCTCTACATCGGCGATGACGTCGCCGCCGTGCTGCCGACGGTCAAGCAGCAGATCGCGCTCTACGTCGGCGGCATGGGCGCGCGCGGCAAGAACTTCTACAACACGCTCGTGACCGGCTACGGGTACGGCGACGTGGCCGCGACGATCCAGGAGCTGTTCCTCGCCGGCCGCAAGGAGGAGGCCGTCGCGGCGGTGCCCGACGAGCTCGCGCTCGCGATGAACCTGGTCGGCACGCCCGCCCAGGTGGCCGAGCGCGTCGCGGCCTTCGGCGCCGCCGGGGTCGGCGTGCTCGCGGCGGCACCGCTCGGGCGCAACGCCGACGAGCGGCTGGCGCTCATGCGCGGGCTGCGCGCGATCGTGGGCTGA
- a CDS encoding MarP family serine protease translates to MNWTLVLDLLLIAALAGAFVRGWQSGLLHTAGGLAGLVAGGVAAYVLLPTIVAWIPWPQWRVVGAFGAALLLLIVGASLGSALGQLLRRGAETVKLAPVDRLLGGAATTVVAALVIALLGGGIAAMGVPWLSPVVAGSAIVRGIDAITPAPARAAIAQVREAAFDDAIPWLFDALGQPTEAPDIPEVDTAGPELAEATQSVVRITGAAFQCGISVTGSGFVVASDRVVTNAHVVAGVDQPVVEAPGRTPVPGRVVYYDEAADLAVIATDGLQAAPLELGDTLPPGAEAVVAGYPYGGPLELAPAEVLSAGPLIFNGTLADRARDVYTLAAAVYQGDSGGPVLTTEGVVAGVVFGKAESVADVGYAVTMVELDPVADLAAGLTQPVGTGACHVG, encoded by the coding sequence ATGAACTGGACCCTCGTGCTCGACCTGCTGCTGATCGCGGCGCTCGCGGGCGCGTTCGTGCGCGGCTGGCAGAGCGGGCTGCTGCACACCGCGGGCGGGCTCGCGGGCCTCGTCGCGGGCGGCGTGGCCGCCTACGTGCTGCTGCCGACGATCGTGGCGTGGATCCCGTGGCCGCAGTGGCGCGTGGTCGGCGCGTTCGGCGCCGCGCTGCTCCTGCTCATCGTCGGCGCGTCGCTCGGCAGCGCGCTCGGGCAGCTGCTGCGACGGGGCGCCGAGACCGTGAAGCTCGCGCCGGTCGACCGGCTGCTGGGCGGCGCGGCCACGACCGTGGTGGCCGCGCTCGTGATCGCGCTGCTCGGCGGCGGCATCGCGGCGATGGGCGTGCCCTGGCTCTCCCCCGTCGTCGCGGGCTCGGCGATCGTGCGCGGCATCGACGCGATCACCCCCGCGCCGGCGCGCGCGGCGATCGCGCAGGTGCGCGAGGCCGCGTTCGACGACGCCATCCCGTGGCTCTTCGACGCACTCGGCCAGCCGACCGAGGCGCCCGACATCCCCGAGGTCGACACGGCCGGGCCGGAGCTGGCCGAGGCGACGCAGTCGGTCGTGCGCATCACGGGCGCGGCCTTCCAGTGCGGCATCTCGGTCACGGGCAGCGGCTTCGTCGTGGCATCCGACCGGGTCGTGACCAACGCGCACGTGGTCGCGGGCGTCGACCAGCCGGTCGTCGAGGCACCCGGGCGCACGCCCGTGCCGGGCCGGGTCGTGTACTACGACGAGGCCGCCGACCTCGCGGTCATCGCGACCGACGGGCTCCAGGCGGCGCCGCTCGAACTGGGCGACACCCTGCCGCCCGGCGCCGAGGCGGTGGTCGCGGGCTACCCGTACGGCGGGCCGCTCGAGCTGGCGCCCGCAGAGGTGCTGTCGGCCGGGCCGCTGATCTTCAACGGCACGCTCGCCGACCGCGCGCGCGACGTGTACACACTCGCGGCGGCGGTCTACCAGGGCGACTCGGGCGGGCCCGTGCTCACGACCGAAGGGGTCGTCGCGGGCGTCGTGTTCGGCAAGGCCGAGTCGGTCGCCGACGTCGGCTACGCCGTCACGATGGTCGAACTCGACCCCGTCGCGGACCTCGCCGCGGGGCTGACGCAACCCGTGGGCACGGGCGCCTGCCACGTCGGCTGA
- the fdhD gene encoding formate dehydrogenase accessory sulfurtransferase FdhD yields MSRMTMRRRIERVRVGAGDEVATSRREDRLAVEEPLEIRVGGEQFAVTMRTPGDDFDLVAGFLLSEGVLGIGAPAAMRFCAGEPGEENTYNVIDATLGPDAAADALPDTRRVLATSACGLCGIPSLDAVTKSSRFDVADDPLRIELGVLLSLPDRLRAEQRLFDDTGGVHAAGLFTADGELLCLREDVGRHNAVDKVVGWAVREGRLPLSGTVLQVSGRASFELVQKARLAGIPMLSAVSAPSTAAVEQADAAGLTLAGFSRGTGINLYTRADRVRR; encoded by the coding sequence ATGTCACGGATGACCATGCGCCGCCGCATCGAGCGGGTGCGGGTCGGCGCTGGCGACGAGGTCGCCACGAGCCGCCGCGAGGACCGCCTCGCGGTCGAGGAGCCGCTCGAGATCCGCGTGGGCGGGGAGCAGTTCGCCGTGACGATGCGCACGCCCGGCGACGACTTCGACCTGGTCGCCGGGTTCCTCCTCTCGGAGGGCGTGCTCGGCATCGGCGCACCCGCCGCGATGCGGTTCTGCGCGGGCGAGCCGGGCGAGGAGAACACCTACAACGTGATCGACGCGACGCTGGGGCCGGATGCCGCGGCCGACGCGCTCCCCGACACCCGGCGCGTGCTCGCGACGAGCGCGTGCGGTCTCTGCGGCATCCCGTCGCTCGATGCCGTGACGAAGTCGTCGCGCTTCGACGTGGCCGACGACCCCCTGCGCATCGAACTCGGCGTGCTGCTGTCGCTGCCCGACCGGTTGCGCGCCGAGCAGCGGCTGTTCGACGACACGGGCGGCGTGCACGCCGCGGGCCTCTTCACCGCCGACGGCGAGCTGCTGTGCCTGCGCGAGGACGTCGGGCGCCACAACGCGGTCGACAAGGTCGTCGGCTGGGCCGTTCGCGAGGGACGGCTGCCCCTGTCGGGCACGGTGCTGCAGGTCTCGGGGCGGGCGTCGTTCGAGCTGGTGCAGAAGGCGCGGCTCGCGGGCATCCCGATGCTGTCGGCGGTGAGCGCGCCGTCGACGGCCGCGGTCGAGCAGGCGGATGCCGCGGGGCTGACGCTCGCGGGCTTCAGCCGCGGCACGGGCATCAACCTGTACACCCGTGCGGATCGGGTGCGGCGATGA